One segment of Cherax quadricarinatus isolate ZL_2023a chromosome 60, ASM3850222v1, whole genome shotgun sequence DNA contains the following:
- the LOC138854457 gene encoding uncharacterized protein — MYPAPVYSAAVYSAAVYSASVYSASVYSAAMYSAPVYSAPVYSAPVYSAPVYSASVYSASVYSAAMYSAPVYSAPVYSAPVYSAPVYSASMYSASVYSASVCSAAMYSASVYSASVYSAAMYSPPVYSPPVYSPPVYSPPVYSAPVYSAPVYSAPVHSPPVYSAPVYSAPVYSPPVYSAPVYSAPVYSAPVYSAPVYSAPVYSAPVYCAPVYCAPVYSPPVYSPPVYSAPVYSAPVYSALVYSAPVYSPPVYSAPVYSPQVYSASVYSAPVYSAPVYSAPVYSAPVYSAPVYSSPVYSAPVYFAPVYSASVNSAPVYSPPVYSAPVHSPPVYSAPVYSPPVYSAPVYSPPVYSAPVYSAPVYSAPVYSAQVYSAPVYSPPVYSPPVYSPPVYSAPVYSAPVYSAPVYSAPVYSAPVYSPPVYSPPVYSPPVYSAPVYSAPVYSAPVYSAPVYSAPVYSASVYSPPVYSPPVYSPPVYSPPVYSAPVYSAPVYSAPVYSASVYSAPVYSPPVYSPPVYSAPVYSAPVYSPPVYSPPVYSAPVYSAPVYSAPVYSAPVYSAPVYSAPVYSAPVYSAPVYSAPVSSAQVYSAPVYSPPVYSAPVYSAPVYSPPVYSAPVYSAPVYSPPVYSAPVYSAPVYSPPVYSAPVYSAPVYSAPVWSHQLPYT; from the coding sequence ATGTATCCTGCACCAGTGTATTCTGCAGCAGTGTATTCTGCAGCAGTGTATTCTGCATCAGTGTATTCTGCATCAGTGTATTCTGCAGCAATGTATTCTGCACCAGTGTATTCTGCACCAGTGTATTCTGCACCAGTGTATTCTGCACCAGTGTATTCTGCATCAGTGTATTCTGCATCAGTGTATTCTGCAGCAATGTATTCTGCACCAGTGTATTCTGCACCAGTGTATTCTGCACCAGTGTATTCTGCACCAGTGTATTCTGCATCAATGTATTCTGCATCAGTGTATTCTGCATCAGTGTGTTCTGCAGCAATGTATTCTGCATCAGTGTATTCTGCATCAGTGTATTCTGCAGCAATGTATTCTCCACCAGTGTATTCTCCACCAGTGTATTCTCCACCAGTGTATTCTCCACCAGTGTATTCTGCACCAGTGTATTCTGCACCAGTGTATTCTGCACCAGTGCATTCTCCACCAGTGTACTCTGCTCCAGTGTACTCTGCtccagtgtattctccaccaGTGTATTCTGCACCAGTGTATTCTGCACCAGTGTATTCTGCACCAGTGTATTCTGCACCAGTGTATTCTGCACCGGTGTATTCTGCACCagtgtattgtgcaccagtgtattgtgcaccagtgTATTCTCCACCAGTGTATTCTCCACCAGTGTATTCTGCACCAGTGTATTCTGCACCAGTGTATTCTGCACTAGTGTATTCTGCtccagtgtattctccaccaGTGTATTCTGCACCAGTGTATTCTCCACAAGTGTATTCTGCATCAGTGTATTCTGCACCAGTGTATTCTGCACCAGTGTATTCTGCACCAGTGTATTCTGCACCAGTGTATTCTGCACCAGTGTATTCTTCACCAGTGTATTCTGCACCAGTGTATTTTGCACCAGTGTATTCTGCATCAGTGAATTCTGCACCAGTGTATTCTCCACCAGTGTATTCTGCACCAGTGCATTCTCCACCAGTGTATTCTGCACCAGTGTATTCTCCACCAGTGTATTCTGCACCAGTGTATTCTCCACCAGTGTATTCTGCACCAGTGTATTCTGCACCAGTGTATTCTGCACCAGTGTATTCTGCACAAGTGTATTCTGCACCAGTGTATTCTCCACCAGTGTATTCTCCACCAGTGTATTCTCCACCAGTGTATTCTGCACCAGTGTATTCTGCACCAGTGTATTCTGCACCAGTGTATTCTGCACCAGTGTATTCTGCACCAGTGTATTCTCCACCAGTGTATTCTCCACCAGTGTATTCTCCACCAGTGTATTCTGCACCAGTGTATTCTGCACCAGTGTATTCTGCTCCAGTGTATTCTGCACCAGTGTATTCTGCACCAGTGTATTCTGCATCAGTGTATTCTCCACCAGTGTATTCTCCACCAGTGTATTCTCCACCAGTGTATTCTCCACCAGTGTATTCTGCACCAGTGTATTCTGCACCAGTGTATTCTGCACCAGTGTATTCTGCATCAGTGTATTCTGCACCAGTGTATTCTCCACCAGTGTATTCTCCACCAGTGTATTCTGCACCAGTGTATTCTGCACCAGTGTATTCTCCACCAGTGTATTCTCCACCAGTGTATTCTGCACCAGTGTATTCTGCACCAGTGTATTCTGCACCAGTGTATTCTGCACCAGTGTATTCTGCACCAGTGTATTCTGCACCAGTGTATTCTGCACCAGTGTATTCTGCACCAGTGTATTCTGCACCAGTGTCTTCTGCACAAGTGTATTCTGCACCAGTGTATTCTCCACCAGTGTATTCTGCACCAGTGTATTCTGCACCAGTGTATTCTCCACCAGTGTATTCTGCACCAGTGTATTCTGCACCAGTGTATTCTCCACCAGTGTATTCTGCACCAGTGTATTCTGCACCAGTGTATTCTCCACCAGTGTATTCTGCACCAGTGTATTCTGCACCAGTGTATTCTGCGCCAGTGTGGAGCCATCAACTTCCATACACTTGA